The window TGAGCACCGCGCTGATATGGCCGGTATCGAGGTCGAAACCATATTGGTCGAACCATCGCTGGTCTCTGCGCGACGTCATCACATTCAGCGAGATGGACAGGCTCTCGGGCGGCAACTGACTGTGGACGTCCAGATGCGCGCGGTAATGCATCAGTTTACCCGGGGTCAGGTTGCTTCGCTCGATAAAACGCAAGCCCGCATCCTCCCCCACAACGCCTGCCACGCTCTCATAATCATATTCGTAATAGTCGCTGCCATAGCCGGGCCCGAAATAGCCCACAGTCAGAAAATCGAAATTGTGATCGTGCGGCATTCCGTAGACAAAGCTCGATGCGCTGCTGGCCTTAAAGGCACGGTCTGTAACGGCGGGCCAGATGTTGGCGCGCAGGAACAGACCGTCGCCCGGCACAGCGAGGATGATCGCCTGTGCGCCATAGGCACTTCGATCGCCCCCATCTCGGTGGCGGCCGGATAGCTCTTCGACCAACATGTCACCCAAGAAATCGCGGTTGTTGCCCAGTCGCCGCAACCATGATGCCGCGCCGAGCAAGCTATCTTCGTCTGCCGGGTGGAAACCCGCGCTTGCGATCGCATTGCTGCACTCGGCAAGGCTGCAAACATCGGTGGAGTGGTCTTTGATCAGGCGGGGCATGGTTCGGGTTCTCTCACTTCGGCCCGGCTGGGAAGTTCCGCCAATTGCGGATGCACTTCGAGCAACTGGGCACGCATGGCACCGGCATGAGCGGTGAGCGTGTCCGACGGATCGGCGACGAGGCGCTGCAATTCGGCAAACCCGGTCGCCGTGTCGAGCGCGAGGCATTCGCGTAGCGCCTGCCACCGCGCATGGTCATGTCCGCTTCGAATGTGCTGCACGAAATACGGGGCGGCGTCGCTGCGGCCCATCGCGCGCAGCACAGCCATGGCCATCTCGCGCCCGCTTTCGCTTGCATCGCCGCTGGCCTGATGGACCTTCGCCCCGTCTGCCAACCGGTATTCGCACGTGGGGAGCGGGTTCGCATATTTTCGTACCAGCCGCAGCGAAACGAGCGGTTGCGAAATCTGGTCGATGATACGGCTGTGGTCCCGCCCCTCGATTGCCAGAATGGCACCGGGTGCCAGTTCGCATGGGCTTTCGCGCATCGCGCCTCCAACCGTCCCGCGCTCCACCATACGGCCGCTCGCTTGCCCGCGAAGCACGATCTCGTGCCGCATCACGTCAATAAAACCGGCAGTGGTGCAGGCTGCCTGTTTACTTCCGCCCTTCGCTGCGGCGTCGCGCAACACCACGGACAGTTCCGCCCGCTCGCCAGCCAGCAACTGGATTACCGATACCGGACCGGATCGCTGGTGACGAAATGGCAGATGCGCCCAGGGGTATCGGCGCAACGCAGGCAATGTTTCGTCGAGCAAACCCGAATATAACGCGCATGCCCTCGCCAGCTGACCCATCGTCGCAGCCAGTTCTTCGCACTCGGCGAGATCGCTTCCCCCATCGAAAACTGCGAACTCCTGCCGCAGGCGCGCAACCGCAGGTGTGGACAACCAGCGCCGTTTGGCGTTTGCCATCGCCCGTTCGGCATTGCGCTGCGAGGCGTCGTCACCCCGCAGCGCAGCCAGCTCAGCGTCGATACGCATCGCTTGTCCGCCTCAGCCTATAGCAACGCTTCGGGCGGAAACATTTCGTAAAGATAGACCATGAGATAGATAACCCGGTCATCGGAGTATGCGAAGGTCAGATCGGACACGCTTCCGAACAGCCCGGTGGCTGTGTCCAGGTCGGGCAGATCGGGCAGGTCGAGCTTTGGTAGGTCCATGGATTACGATCCCTTTATGGATTGAACCCGGGCGCAATTGCCACGGGCCGGACCCGAACTGCCTTGCCGATGGCCACGAGCCGCCATTAAAAGATTGAAATTGCCCGGCGCCCCAAGCAGGGCTGCGTAAGATGAGTAAACCGCAAACCGCTTTCGACCCGGTACAGGCCGCACCATTCCTGCTGGGCAGCGGCCATTGCGGCTGGCTCGGTTTGGAATTTCGTGACCATGGCGCAGATTGGGTGGAACTGGAGCTGCCTTGGCGGAAGGATTTGCTGGCTGAAACTGGCGGCGAAGTGCTTGCATCCGGCCCGATCATCAGTCTGATGGATATGGCATCAGGGCTCGCCATCTGGACGAAACTCGGCCGGTTCGAGGCGATTGCCACGCTCGATCTGCGCGTCGATTACCAGCGTCCAGCGCGGGACGGTGCTGCAGTAACGGGCCGCGTCGAATGCTATCGCAACACGCGGTCTGCTGCTTTCGTCCGTGGCATCGCGCATGATGGCGATCCGGCGGACCCGGTTGCCCATGTGGCCGGCGTCTTCATGGCGCTGCAGGGCGCGGACGACCGAAAGGGCAAGCTATGAGCGATACCGCGCAGTTCCTCGCCCGCTCCGCCTACGCAACCGCGCTTGGCATCGAACATGCGCGTGACCTGCAAGGGCCGGGTGGAAGCGAGGAAGGTCAGCCTATCATGCGATTGGATGGGGGCGACCCGATCAGTGGGCGGCCCGGGTTTTATCACGGCGGCGCAATCAGCGGCCTGCTGGAAACGACCGGCTATGCGGGACTTCGCCATGCCTTAATCCAGCGTGGGGACGAGCTTCCGGCGCTAAAACCGATCAACATCACCGTGCAGTTCCTCGCGCCTGCCAAAGCCGGATTATTACTGGCGCAGGCCCGTATCAGCAAGCTTGGCCGGCGCAGCGCCCATGTCGAAATTGCGTGCTGGCAGGACGACCGGGATAAGCCCAGAGCGACCGCGCTGATGAATGTGCTAATGGTGCCGCAGGACTAAACATTCCAGCCGCCGTTACACACGGCGTTAAACGCTACCGACGGTCACGTGGGTCGGCGGGTTCCCTTCGATCGGGCGGCGGTCGCGGTGTTGGCGGCTGGCCGGGGGCTGGCGATACACGGAAGCCGTCCTGATCCACGCGCAATTCAATCGGCAGACCGTCAATTTCGGTCGAGACTGTGACCGCGTCATCCTCCACCCGCATGCGCGCATCACCATTGCCGAGCGGGATGTCGCCGTCCGGAATATCATCGAGGTCGGGTACGTCCATCGGCTCTACCGGACCGCCCGGATCGCTTGGCCGAGGTGCAGGCGCCGGCGCCTTGGGTGCGCCCAGTCCCTGCGCCTGCCGCATGAAATCGCGCCATATCCGTGCCGGCGTCGTACCCCCGCTGATCGCGCCGAGCGAACTGTTATCATCATTGCCGATCCAAACCCCCACCACCAGCTCGCCCGCGTAACCGACGAACAGCGCGTCGCGATTATCCTGCGTCGTACCGGTCTTGCCGTAGTTCGGCCCCGGCAGCATCGCTGCCCTTCCAGTGCCGCGATTGATCGCGCTGCGCAGCATCCGCTCCATGCTGGCTTGATCGCTGCCCGATATGCTGTCCTTCCCATCGGTCAACCAGTCGAGCCAGCCCGGTTCTTCGGCCGGGAAGGCGGTCGGTTCTACCGGGAAGCGGTTGGCGGCCACCCCGGCATAAGCGGCCGTCAGTTCCAGCAGGGTCATATTGCTGGTGCCGAGCGCCAAGCTGGGATCACCTTTCGCCAGGGGGGCGGTTACTCCCAGATCGCGGGCGGTTTCGATCACAGCCTCGTCGCCAACTTCGCGAAGCAGGCGCACGGCTGCAACATTGCTCGATTGCGCGAGCCCGTCCTCCAGAGTGATCGTAGGGGAATAGCGTCCGCGCGCATTTTTCGGTCGGTAGCTACCTTTGACGATTTCACTATTGTCGATCGTATCTTCGGGTTCCCACCCTTCGCGCAGCGCCGCGAGATAGACGAACAGCTTGAACGTGCTACCCGGCTGTCGCTTGGCCTGGGTCACGCGGTTGAAGGCGGAAGCCTTGTAATCCTTACCGCCGACCATGGCGACGATTTCGCCATTGGTCCGCATAGCCACCAGCGCTACCTGTGCCTCACCCAGCTTTGCCCGTCCGACCGCCTTGCGGGCGAAGGACTGCAGCCGGGCGTCCAGAGTGGTGGACATGGTCTGGCGCGCGTAGCCGCCGCCCGCCAGCTTGCGCGCCTGCGGCAACGCCCAGTCTGCGAAATATGTCCCGGTCGGCAAATTGCTTTCGGTACGGACGTCGAGCCTGGGGGCTGCCATCGCATCCGCCTCGCCCTGCGTGATATACCCCGCCGCCACCATCGACCCGATGACGAGCCGCATCCGCTTTTCCGCACGTGCATAATGTTTGACGGGGTTCAGCCGCGAAGGGGCCTGAACCAATCCGGCCAGCATGGCAGCTTGCGCCGGCTTCAGCTTTTCCGGCTGGCGGTAGAAGTAATGCAGGCTCGCCGCGCGAAGGCCGTACACATTATCTCCGAAATAGGCGTTGGAGAGATAGCGTTCGAGAATCTCGTCCTTGGTCAGCCATGTTTCCAGCCAGAATGCGATCAGCATTTCGCGTGCCTTGCGGGTCATGCTGCGCTCCGGAGTCAGGAACGTGAATTTCGCCAGCTGCTGGGTAATCGTGCTGCCGCCTTCCACCCGCCCGCCGCTGACATTCGCCCAGACCGCCCGGCCCAGCCCGCGCGGATCGATACCCCAATGCGAATAGAACCGCCTGTCCTCAATCGCAAGGAATGGCTCGATCACGTGGTCGGGCAGAGCGGCTGCCTGCACCGGCTGGTCCACTACCGATCCCTTACGCGCAATCGGCGTGCCATCGGCTGCCAGAAGGGTGATCTGCGGCGGAACCAGTGGCTCCAGCGATTTCGACAGCGGTGCCGTAAAGGCCAGCCATGCTACCAACGCGAGAAACAGTACGAACCCTGCCACCAGTCCCTTGCGCAGCCACCACCACCGGCTGCGCTTGCCGAGAACAGGCACGAACCGCCGCCAGCCCGTGCGGTACGAGGCGGGCGCGTATGGATCCTGTTGATATTCGTACGCGGGATCGTAGGAATAGTCAGAACGCCATGCTTCATCCGGCTGGGCCGGCCGGTCGTAACCAGCAGCGGCACGGTCCGCCATTCCGTCTGCGGTATCCCCGAAGTAGCCGCTACTGTCCCAGGCGGATGGCCCGGTATCGCTGTCTCGCAACCGGGAGCGCCACCAGCGCGTTATCGGAGAATTGCCCTTCATCGGCCTGCTGTATTATCCAAGCCATACACCGATGGCGAGAAAAAAAAGGTAGTCTTGGTAAGACCGCCACCATCACAGTCCCCTTATATCCTCAACCAGACTTTAACCTGATGATTCTATAGCTGCCCAGGTAGACAAAGGATTACCATCGGGGTCGTTGGGATGCGGGTTAAAAAAGCTAGTGACTTTTGGCGCAAACTTGCGCTGTTGGATTTGGTAGACCACCGGGTTCCCGCGCGGGATCGGGAATGGTTTGCCCGCTGCAAACTGCAACACACCGGTGCCTTCCCCTATAAGACGTACGACACCGTGCGCGTTTTTTCTGCTGTGGCAATTTATTCGTTCTTCATGCCAGCATTGCTGCTCGCGCTGATTGCCGGTGTCGGGATCGCGGCTATCGCCTATCACGCCCATATCGAACGATGCGCCAGAAGTGGCCGGCAAACCTATCGCCAGAGCTATCGCCGTTTGCGGGACCTGATGCTGGTGCGCGGTGTAATGTGGGCCGGAATTTACATGATCGCGCTGGCGATGGCTCCGCCTGCGATACTTTCCGTGTTGCTGCCTGCTGCGGTGATGATCATGTTCGTCGACGGACTGTGCATGATCGCCATGCCCCGGCGCGCTTTGGTGGCTGTCGGCCTGCAAGCCATCGGCATCGCTACGCCGGCCGTTCTGAACCCCACTGCAATTACGCTGATCAGTGCGGTTGTTGCCGGTTTCAGTTTCCTGTTCCTGCATTGGGCGTTGTTCAACCTCAATTACCTTTTCGCAACGCGCCGCCTGCGGACCCGCGAACTTACGCACGCCAACGAAACCATCCAGCTGCTGATGAACCAGTACGATGAAGATGGTAGCGACTGGCTGTTCGAATGCGACGAGAAGGGGGCTATCCTGCGTCCCAACGACCGTTTTTGCCAGGCAGCGCAGCTTCCCGCGCACGAAATGAACGGTATGCTGTTGTCGCTGATTTTCGACGATTGCCCGGAACGCGAAGAATTGCGCGCCATCGGCAAACGGGAAGACAATTTTCGTAATCACGTAATTCCGCTGACGCTGGATGGCGAGAAGCGCTGGTGGTCGATCAGTGCGCGGCCGATCTACGACGATGAAGGCATTTTGCGCAGCTGGCGCGGATTTATCTCCGATGTAACACGCACCCGGCAGGCGGAAGCGAAAGTCACGTACATGGCGCATTACGATGTGCTGACGAACCTCGCCAATCGCAGCCTGTTCAACATTACGCTGCAACGTGCATTCGTGCGGCGGGATCCTGACGACGTTATCGGCGTGCTCTATGTCGACCTCGACCATTTCAAGGCCGTCAACGACACGCATGGTCATGCGCTGGGCGACATGGTGCTTGCCGAGGCTGCCCGGCGCATCGAAAACGCGGTGCCCGATACAGCGATGGTCGCACGGCTTGGCGGTGACGAATTCGCGGTTGTCCTGGCTAGCCAGACCGACCGCTCTGCGATCGTCCGCATTGCCCACAACATCGTTTCGGCCATGGACGACCCGGTCGAGGCCGAAGGCCAGAGCCTGCCTATCGGGGCCAGCATCGGCGTGGCTTTTGCGCCTGAAAACGGGCTCGACGGCGATACCGTACTGCGCGCCGCCGACCTTGCATTATACGACGCCAAGGCCAAGGGTCGGCGCGGAGTAAGCCTGTTCGATCCGGATATGCAGGAAGAAATGCAGGACCGCCGCACGCTCGAACTGGACCTGCGCGCAGCGCTTGGCCGCGGCGAACTGGAGCTGTTCTACCAGCCGTTGGTGAGTGCTATCGACAGCGTGACCGTAGGTTACGAAGCCCTGCTTCGCTGGAACCATCCGACAAGGGGCCAGGTCAGCCCGGCGGTATTCATCCCGATTGCCGAGGAAACCGGCCAAATCGTCCAGATCGGTACCTGGGTCCTGCGCGAGGCGCTGCGCGAAGCAGCCACATGGCCGGAGGAACTGTCGGTCTCCGTCAATCTTTCGCCCGCGCAAATGGCGGATGACAGCATTCTGACTACCGTCGTCGGTGCGTTGGCACAGACCGGTGTGCCGGCAAGCCGACTGGAGTTGGAGATTACCGAGACGCTGCTGATGCAGGACAATCCCGAAACCATCGCCGTTCTGCACAAACTACGCGACATGGGCGTGAAGATCGCGCTCGACGATTTCGGCACCGGCTATTCCTCGCTCAACTACCTTCGCAGTTTTCCTTTCGACAAGATCAAGATCGACCGCTGTTTCGTGGAAGACATCGCCGAAAAGAAGGATAGCGACGCGATTGTTCGGGCGGTGATCGGACTTGCCGAAGAGCTGGACATGCGAACCACGGCGGAAGGCGTGGAGACAGCGCATCAGCTCGCGCAATTGCGCCAGAACGGATGCACCCATTTGCAGGGGTTCCTGTTCAGCAAGGCCCGTCCCGCAAGCGAATTGGCGCATAAGCTAGCTGTGCCGGGCGCACCTGCCAAAGAAGCTGAGCTCGCCGTGGAGGCAAAACCCGTGACGCAAATCGCATCAAAGAAACGCGCCCGGAAAGCCGCGACAAACGCGCCCGCGAAACGCACGCCGCCAAAACGCAAGTCCGGCTGACCGTTAGCGTCTAAGCTTGGGAAACCACGCTTTCAGGCAGCTCCGTTCCAAACACGCGCTGATAGTATTCCGCTACCAGCATCCGCTCCGCCTCGTCGCATTTGTTCAGGAAACTGAGCCGGAACGCGAAGCCCACGTCACCGAAGATATCGGTATTCTGCGCCCAGGTGATGACCGTGCGCGGGCTCATCACCGTGGAAATGTCGCCATTGATGAAGCCCTGCCGAGTCATGTCGGCGACCTTGATCATGTCGGCAACCTGTTTGGTATCGGCCTTCGGGTTCTTCGACAGGATAATCTCCTGCTCCACATCGGCAGGCAGGTAATTCAGGCCGACCACGATGTTCCAGCGGTCCATCTGCCCCTGGTTGATCGCCTGCGTACCATGATAAAGCCCGCTGGTATCGCCCAGCCCCACGGTGTTCGACGTTGCGAACATCCGAAAATGCGGATCGGGACGAATCACGCGGTTCTGGTCAAGCAACGTCAACTTGCCCTGCTGTTCCAGTACGCGCTGGATTACGAACATCACATCGGGCCGGCCGGCGTCATATTCGTCGAACACCAATGCAACCGGGTGCTGCAGCGCCCAGGGTAGCAGCCCTTCGCGGAACTCCGTGACCTGCAACCCGTCGCGCAGCACGATGGCATCGCGCCCGATCAGATCGATCCGGCTGATATGCGCGTCCAGATTGATGCGGATGCAAGGCCAGTTGAGGCGTGCGGCGACCTGTTCGATATGGGTCGATTTGCCCGTTCCGTGATAGCCCTGCACCATCACCCGGCGGTCATGCGCAAACCCTGCCAGGATCGCCAATGTCGTGTCCGGATCAAAGACGTAGCTTTCGTCCAGATCGGGCACCCGTTCGTCCGCCTCGCTAAAGGCAGGCACCTTCCAGTCGGTATCGATACCGAACACTTCGCGGACGTCGACGGTGATGTCGGGCGCGGCCTTGATAGTTGAGGAGTGGGAATCGAAGCTTTTTTCGGTCGTATCGTTCATTGCGTATGCGGCGTAGGGTTTTTACCCGCCAGCGCCAACCCTATATCATCTCTTCATGGCCCGACCCGACCCGTCCGAAATCCTGCGCCAACAGCTCGTCAAACGGGTCCGCGCGGTATTCAACGACGAAGCGGACGGGCAACAGCCAGTGCCGCCGTCGGAAAACGCGCTGTTCCCAAAGGACAGCCCGATCCGCATGGTTCACGCCGATGCGACTTCCATGATGGTGGGGGGCATCCGTTCGCTGCTGTTGCAGATGCTTCATCCCCATGCGCTGCAGGGGGTGCTCGATCATTCCAATTTTCGCGAAGACATGCATGGGCGGCTGCGCAACACAGCGCGCTTCATCGCGGTAACGACGTTCGGAGACCGCGACGCGGCGATGGCGGCAATCGAGCGGGTGAACCGTATCCACACCCACGTGCATGGCATTCTGCCCGACGGAACGCCTTATAGTGCCACCAACCCGCGCACACTGGCCTGGGTGCATGTGGCCGAAGCGACGAGTTTCCTCGCAGCCTGGAAATACTATGTCCGCCCTGCGATGCCGCGTGTCGAGCAGGACGAATATTACCACCAGTTTGCTATTATCGCCCGCGCGCTCGGCGCGGATCCCGTGCCCAAAACAGTCAGCGAGGCTGATGCGCTGTTTCGCGAGATGCGTAGCGAACTTCGCGCCACGCGGGAAGCGCGCCAGATCGCCGATCTGGTCCTGAACCAGCGGCCCGAAGGCGCGCCGGTCGCAGTGCAAAAGATGCTGGGTACCGCTGCTGTCGATATGCTGCCGCCGTTCGCCACCCAGATGCTGCGCCTGAACGGCAGCACATTGGGCGCGATCCCCGCCAAGCTGGCCGTGCGCGGTATCGGGCGGACATTGCGCTGGGCTTTCAAACAGGGTTGAGCCGTGTTGGAAAGTTACGCCTTTGGAGCATCGGCTTTTTCGTAAGCTGCCCCTTTTGCGCGTATCCGACCGATCGGTATGACCTTTCGCGTCCAAAATACAGGGTTTGTCCACTCGACAAGAGGGCACCGGCGATGGCTTGCGCAAAAGAGCCAAGCAGAAAAAGACATTGCACACGTTTGTCCGGTCCAGCCGACGTTGGAAACCGGATTAGGCCGTGACCGGTTCGGGCAAGGAGAAGCACCGGGCGAATTCTTCGACCAGGGGCCGCGATCCTTCCACCACCACCCCTTCACCGCGCTCGAGATCGGCAAGCGACGTGCCGCCATAGAAGAACCCTGCCAGCACTGGCGCATCCGGCGCCCGGATTACCGCGTCGCACCCGGCGACCAGTTCACGCGCGATAGGCAGATCCCCATGCAGAACCGCCACGAATTCCGCCCCGCCAATCGCGAAGCCGATCCTGCCACCGGGCGCAGCAGATATTCGCGCCAGCTCCGTACGGTCCAACATCGTGCGGAGCGACAGCATCAGCGACACCGGCGACAAGGGCAGCGTCGGATCGTGCGCAGGCGACATGGCGGCCCAACGCCCGATTTCCTGCAGTAGCGGCTCCGCGCGGCGGCCCCACTGGGTCAATTCATACAATGTGGGTATCGGCACCGCTTGCGCCGTGCGCCGAACGACGCCCATTTGCGTTAGCCTTTCCAACCGCTCGGTCAGAACCTTGGCACTGATGCGCGGCAGGCTGGCGCGAAGATCGGAAAACCGCCTGCCGCCGAACATCAGTTCCCTGACGACGAGCAGAGACCATCGTTCACCAATCACTTCCAATCCGAAAGCGGTGCCGCAGGCATCGTCGTACCAGCGGCCGTGCGCTCTGGGTTCCGCAGGCGAACCGTCGGCTTTGGTTTCTTTTAGTAACTTCATAGTTGCTTTTAGTAACCCGTGCGTTCAAACATGTCCAACCAAACAGATTCGCCGTCCTGTCGAAAGGTCCGGCAGATGCCGCACCGAAACAATGAAAGGAATGATTACCATGCCCTATATCGAAGGATTTCTCGCTCCCGTTCCTACCGATAACAAGGACCGGTACCTCGACTTTACCCGCCGGGCTGCGCCTTTGTTCAAGGATATCGGAGTGGCGCGCATGGTCGAATGCTGGGGCGACGACCTGATGAAGGGCGAGCACACCGACTTCTACCGCGCCGTAGATGCCAAAGAAGGCGAAACAGTGGTGTTTTCTTGGATGGAGTATCCCGACAAGAAGACCCGCGACGCTGCGTATGAAAAGATGCAGAACGATCCCCGCTTCGAATCGCTGGGCGAAATGCCGATGGACGGCAAGCGCATGATTTTTTCCGGTTTCCAACCAATTTTCGACAGCGCCGAAACGCTGGTTTAGGCGCGAAGGACAATCATCATGACCAATCCCATCGTCCCATGCCTCTGGTTCGACGGCAACGCCGAGGAGGCGATGCGGTTCTATGTCGGCATATTGCCCGATTCCTCCATCGATCACATCAACACTTCGCCCGCGGACTGGCCCGGAGGAAAGGCGGGTGACGTGCTGACTGTGGAGGCAACACTCAAGGGTGCGCCCTACCTCGCGCTCAATGGCGGCAGCGGCACCGAATTCAACGATGCGATCTCGCTTCAGGTGCATACGGGCGACCAGGCGGAAACGGATCGCTACTGGAACGCGCTGATTGCGGATGGCGGCGAGGAGATGGCCTGTAGCTGGTGCAAAGACCGGTTCGGAGTGCGCTGGCAGGTCGTTCCGCGCACCCTGATGGAAGGGCTGCGGTCGAACGATGCGCGGGAACGCGAACGCGTATTCCTCGCCATGGCGGAAATGGTGAAGATCGACGTGGCCGCTATCGAAGCTGCGCGGCGGGGAAATAAAGGTTGATCGGCGTCCGACGCTCCTTCTTCATGCCCTCGCCTTCCTTTCTCATCGTCGTCCTGACCTTTCCCATCAGCACACCACTCCGACGGACCATGCCCCCTCACCTCAGCGCGCCACTTGCCTTGAGCATCTGGTACGCGGCGACCACTTCACCCAATCGGTCCTCATGCGCCCGATCGCCGCCATTGCGGTCCGGATGGAACCGGCGAACGAGTTCGGAATAGCGGCGGCGCAGTTTGCGGCGATCGGTGTCGGAACCCAAGTTCATGGTTTCCAGCGCAGCCATCTCCGCGCGGGAGAAGCGCGGGCGGCCGGTTGGATCCGCGCCCATATCCACTTCACGCGCGGCACGGGTCTTGATGCTGCGCATACGTGCCCCGATAGCGTCCAGCGGATCGTCGAAGTCCGACCAGCGCGGCATTCCATCGACGCCGGCGGTCTTATTGAACGCCCGCGTTTCGGTTGCCCAACCCGCACCAGGGGCCTGCGCGGCGTAAATTTCGTCCGCGTTCATTCCCTCGAACCAGTCGTACCCTGCATTGAATTCGCGCACGTGATCGAGGCAGAACCAGCGCCAGTCGCCCGGTCCGTCAAATCCTGCAACGCGGTTGCCCGGTGCGCGGAATTCACCTTCATCGGCACATCGGGGATGTTCGCATTGACGCCCTTCGCTTTCGTGGCGACCATGGAACCGGCTCGTGCGCATGGCCATTAGGATGGGGTGCACACGCCCAATTTGCAAAGAGGAATTCCGAAGATGGTCGATCAGCCCCGGTATAGTTCGGTGCAGGAGGAAATGGAGGCGCTGCTGACCGCCGCCTTCGCCCCTTCGCATCTGGAAGTGGTGAATGACAGCGCCCAGCACTCCGGTCACTCAGGCGACGATGGTTCGGGCGAGTCGCATTTTACAGTCATCATCGAAGCTGCCCGGTTCGCAGCCATGAACCGGCTCGCCCGGCAGCGCGCTGTGATCGCCGCGCTGGGTGACATTCCGGGTGACCGGGTACATGCCCTCGCGATCAAGGCCAGCGCGCCCGGAGCGGACGCTACATGACCGGCTTGGTCGAAGCCACAATTACGCCGGTCACCCACCATCTCGGCGCCTTCACCGTACGCCGCGCCCTCCCTGCAAAAACACGCACCATGGTGGGCCCGTTCGTCTTCGTGGACGAGTTCGGGCCGGCCAAGATGGACCCCGGCGAAGGAATGGACGTGCGCCCGCATCCGCATATCAACCTCGCTACGGTGACTTGGCTGTTTCAGGGCGCGATCGAGCATCGCGACAGCTTGGGCACCTTCTCCACTATCCGTCCCGGTACTGTGAATTTGATGACGGCTGGCCGGGGCATCGTGCATTCCGAACGCAGCCCGCAGAACCTGCGCACCGAAGGGCCGCAGCTCTACGGGATGCAGACGTGGCTCGCACTGCCCGATGGGCAAGAGGAGATAGATCCTGCGTTCGAGGCCGTGGCTAAGCTGCCGGTGATTGAGGACAATGGCGCGAAGGCCACTGTTATCATGGGCGATCTGTGGGGCCGCCGCGCGGACACCACCTGCCATGCCGAAACGATCTACGCCGAAATCGTGCTCGGCCCCGATGGAGCCATACCAATCGATGCCGGTGCGGACGAACGTGCGCTCATGCTGGTTGGCGGACAAGCTGCCATCGACGGGCAACCGCTGACCGAATTCGAACTGACCGTGTTGAAGCCCGGCGCGGAAATGACTTTGCGCTCGGCCAAAGGTGCGCGAGTCATGTTGTTGGGCGGGGAAGCCTTTGCCACCAAGCGCCACGTCTGGTGGAATTTCGTCAGCAGCGACCGGGATCGGATCGAGCAGGCGAAAGACGACTGGAAAGCGGGTCGTTTCCCGCAAGTGCCCGGCGATAGCGAAGAGCATATTCCGATACCCGGCACGCCCAAAACCGTCAGCTATCCCTGAGGCATCGAGGAAAACCCGCATGAACTTCACCGATAAAACGATCTGGATCACCGGCGCATCGAGCGGGATTGGCAAGGCACTGGCTACCGAATGGGCGGACAGGGGCGCACGGCTGGTGCTTTCCGGACGGAACGAGGACCGGTTGGCGGAGGTTGCCGCCTCGCTCGACACCGAAACGCTGGTGGTCCCGTTCGACGTGCGGGACGATGCTGCGATGCAGCAGGCGGTCGCCCATGCGGTCGGTTGGCATGGCCGGGTGGATGTCTTCGTAGCCAATGCCGGGATTTCCCAACGCAGCCGGGCGCAGGAC of the Alteripontixanthobacter maritimus genome contains:
- the cobS gene encoding cobaltochelatase subunit CobS; its protein translation is MNDTTEKSFDSHSSTIKAAPDITVDVREVFGIDTDWKVPAFSEADERVPDLDESYVFDPDTTLAILAGFAHDRRVMVQGYHGTGKSTHIEQVAARLNWPCIRINLDAHISRIDLIGRDAIVLRDGLQVTEFREGLLPWALQHPVALVFDEYDAGRPDVMFVIQRVLEQQGKLTLLDQNRVIRPDPHFRMFATSNTVGLGDTSGLYHGTQAINQGQMDRWNIVVGLNYLPADVEQEIILSKNPKADTKQVADMIKVADMTRQGFINGDISTVMSPRTVITWAQNTDIFGDVGFAFRLSFLNKCDEAERMLVAEYYQRVFGTELPESVVSQA
- a CDS encoding oxygenase MpaB family protein, producing MARPDPSEILRQQLVKRVRAVFNDEADGQQPVPPSENALFPKDSPIRMVHADATSMMVGGIRSLLLQMLHPHALQGVLDHSNFREDMHGRLRNTARFIAVTTFGDRDAAMAAIERVNRIHTHVHGILPDGTPYSATNPRTLAWVHVAEATSFLAAWKYYVRPAMPRVEQDEYYHQFAIIARALGADPVPKTVSEADALFREMRSELRATREARQIADLVLNQRPEGAPVAVQKMLGTAAVDMLPPFATQMLRLNGSTLGAIPAKLAVRGIGRTLRWAFKQG
- a CDS encoding winged helix-turn-helix transcriptional regulator, translated to MKLLKETKADGSPAEPRAHGRWYDDACGTAFGLEVIGERWSLLVVRELMFGGRRFSDLRASLPRISAKVLTERLERLTQMGVVRRTAQAVPIPTLYELTQWGRRAEPLLQEIGRWAAMSPAHDPTLPLSPVSLMLSLRTMLDRTELARISAAPGGRIGFAIGGAEFVAVLHGDLPIARELVAGCDAVIRAPDAPVLAGFFYGGTSLADLERGEGVVVEGSRPLVEEFARCFSLPEPVTA
- a CDS encoding DUF1428 domain-containing protein, whose amino-acid sequence is MPYIEGFLAPVPTDNKDRYLDFTRRAAPLFKDIGVARMVECWGDDLMKGEHTDFYRAVDAKEGETVVFSWMEYPDKKTRDAAYEKMQNDPRFESLGEMPMDGKRMIFSGFQPIFDSAETLV
- a CDS encoding VOC family protein, translated to MTNPIVPCLWFDGNAEEAMRFYVGILPDSSIDHINTSPADWPGGKAGDVLTVEATLKGAPYLALNGGSGTEFNDAISLQVHTGDQAETDRYWNALIADGGEEMACSWCKDRFGVRWQVVPRTLMEGLRSNDARERERVFLAMAEMVKIDVAAIEAARRGNKG
- a CDS encoding DnaJ domain-containing protein, with the protein product MRTSRFHGRHESEGRQCEHPRCADEGEFRAPGNRVAGFDGPGDWRWFCLDHVREFNAGYDWFEGMNADEIYAAQAPGAGWATETRAFNKTAGVDGMPRWSDFDDPLDAIGARMRSIKTRAAREVDMGADPTGRPRFSRAEMAALETMNLGSDTDRRKLRRRYSELVRRFHPDRNGGDRAHEDRLGEVVAAYQMLKASGALR
- a CDS encoding BolA family protein, with amino-acid sequence MVDQPRYSSVQEEMEALLTAAFAPSHLEVVNDSAQHSGHSGDDGSGESHFTVIIEAARFAAMNRLARQRAVIAALGDIPGDRVHALAIKASAPGADAT
- a CDS encoding pirin family protein → MTGLVEATITPVTHHLGAFTVRRALPAKTRTMVGPFVFVDEFGPAKMDPGEGMDVRPHPHINLATVTWLFQGAIEHRDSLGTFSTIRPGTVNLMTAGRGIVHSERSPQNLRTEGPQLYGMQTWLALPDGQEEIDPAFEAVAKLPVIEDNGAKATVIMGDLWGRRADTTCHAETIYAEIVLGPDGAIPIDAGADERALMLVGGQAAIDGQPLTEFELTVLKPGAEMTLRSAKGARVMLLGGEAFATKRHVWWNFVSSDRDRIEQAKDDWKAGRFPQVPGDSEEHIPIPGTPKTVSYP